Within the Musa acuminata AAA Group cultivar baxijiao chromosome BXJ2-9, Cavendish_Baxijiao_AAA, whole genome shotgun sequence genome, the region ATCACTAGTTGTCTATTTCCTTGttgcatattctctttagagGTCTCTTTATCCTCCTCAAATTGGGAACCTTGATGAGAGGGTTATATCCTTATATCTGTTAAACAAAATTAATGTCTAGCTACAGATATTTGGTTCAGCTCAAAAGACTTATGCTTTGGTGTTAGTTGCTTTGCGGTCTTAAGAGAACATCAATATTTTTCTTACCCAGTTATGACAAGCTTAAGCCAATCAAAACAAAAGTCAACATTGTGTTCCATGTTCTTGGAACTTGAAGTACTAAACCAGACACAATAGTAAAGTCCAATATCAAGATGATAGTAAGAATGCAACTGGATCttgttttttttcatatattggcATGTTGCCTCCAATGAATAAGTATGAGATCATCTCCAAGAGCTGAGGTAGGGTTGGTTTTCTAACATCTTGgtgaaaaggaaataaaaagacAAACAAAAGAAGGTTTACTACTTGTATGATACACAATGTAACAAAGGGATCTAGAAAGAACAAAATTCATCAAGGATGATAAATTAATGAATTTGATCAAAATGATGAAGCAAATAGAGATCTTATGAACAGGGAAGACGGCAGTTGGACAGATTGTCATCATGAGGGGTCAATAATTTGAATTAAATGTTGGTTTTAATTGTGTGAACAGATGCATGTTGGTTTATTCTGATTTGTACTTGGTCAGGCTTTGTAGATGGGAGTACAATTCAGCGataatttgaattaagaatttttaTTCACTCATACATGACCTTTACCATTTGTAGAATGCAAGCCAACTGATGTGTCATTTCAATAAGCCACATCAGGATATTGGTCATTTTTATCAACTTTCAAGTTTGACAGGACTTAACACATTTTCACAATTGATCAAATTTGCATATATTTTGTAATTTTATAGTTGCATGGTTCGTTTGACTGTGCTTCATCAACCTATGTATATACGGTATGTACTTTTTATGACAATGCACATTGACCAGTCTTTTCATACTCATGCAGGTATGATTACTCTGGATATGGGCAATCCTCTGGAAAGGTCTGTCTCTGTTCTCTTAGATTTATTTCTTGGATTTTTTCTGCTTGCCAGCATTTTGAGATTAAGAGGACCACGTTTGGCTACACTGTAAGTTTATATCTCTTTCTTTATTCTTCGCAGCCAAGTGAACAAAATACTTATGCTGATATAGAAGCTGCTTATAAATGCCTCATAGAGCAATATAGTGCTAAGGAGGAAGAGATTATATTGTATGGACAATCTGTTGGAAGTGGACCAACTGTGGATTTGGCTACTCGCCTACCTCGCTTGCGCGCTATTGTTCTGCATAGCCCTATACTGTCAGGTTTAAGAGTGATGTATCCAGTAAAGCGCACATATTGGTTCGACATTTACAAGGTTAACACTTTAATGggcttttacaatttttgttttaatttctctctctctctctctccctctctttatTTAAACTTTCCCTCACCATGTTTATCCAGAATATTGACAAAATTCCACTGGTCAAATGCCCGGTGCTAATAATTCATGTAAGTTTTCtatctttgtttctttttattttttttattgtggaTGTTGTGTATGTTTTTCCTACGTTCTCATTTGTTGCAATCTATTTTTGTAGAAGTAACTTCACTTTTTCAATGATTAGGAAAAGTTTATAAGAGCACTGTTATACGGCTTGTAACAATATGTTGTGAAAATGCAATGAATTCTGTACTTATTTACCATCATAATTTTAGGTCTTCTGCTGACCTCTGGAAAGGTCATTAAATTTCATTCCATATTATCACCTTTGTGACCTCATCAACAGATAAATTGTTAATTAATGTATCTTTAGGAATTTTCCAAATAATGGTTGAAACAAAGTCAATTGCTGACTGCAACTAGTACACATCTCAAGAGCTGAGATGTCACCAGAAAGGCTTTGTGGGTCACTTTCAGTTTTGGGCATATCCATATGTTTGTTAGGTATTGGGCATCCTTGAATGCATATATGGGTTAATTTAGAACCAATAAGAATAGCCTGCCATTATGTTGATAAATTAAAGTCATGAAAACAGTGACTGAGGCTTGAGTTAATAAAATCTTATGGCTCTACTAAGCAGCAATATATCTCCTGGCAGGACAACAGAACAGTAGATATAAACTTAGGCTATAGATCTGAGAAAAAAACTTAGGTTTATCCACTGTAAACTATACATATGCGCACAAACGACGGGCAGCAGATTAGCTGATAGCTGAAAAAAATTAGTACAGGAGATATTAAGCAAAGAGGAGGATGAAAAAATTAGTGTAAGAGTGAGTATGGAGAAGAGTAGATCAAAAGGTAAAAAGTGGTGGCCCAGTCAGAAGataatttcttttaatgaaattaCATACTCGTCACCGACAACATCACTGACCTCTGTACAAAAAAGATATGTTTGGCCTTCATTTCCCTCTTGGACTAGGATTTTAAGATTTAGGAATTAATCGGCAACTAAACCAGGTCCCAATTGAAGCTATCAGCTGCAGCTCTTAAATTATGTTTTTTCAGATCAGTGAGATGAGATCTGCTCCATCTGTATACCAAAAGCAGCCAGTATTTACCTAACATCTATAACTGATCCTTGTATGACTCACTAGATTTGTACACTTGCATTAAACGTGCAGGTGGCTTCCTTAACCTTTTGTTTAGAAATTTTTTCGTTGAGCATGCCTCTTTCAATATGGTAATAATATCTAAAAttgtatttaatatatttttcgaGCTAATTTTTCGTGTTTAAGAAATTTTACTTTTTCCAGAATGAAAAAAATACAATACTTTAATATCcaatttcaaaaatataacatGCTCCAAGCAAActtaaacacagaaagatagcactgTAAATAATTCAGTTTTTTGCTTGCATGCACATATTAAGTACTAAAAATGTAATTCTAATGCATACATAGCAAGAGTTGTCATGCATGCAAGCTTTTGTGTGCTTCTTAATTTTGAATTGATTTACCTGTTTGTataagaattttcttttatttgttttgtttGTCAAAACATATTGCTTGTAGTTGTGATTCTCATATATTTTCAATCTGATCTGCAGGGAACATCCGACGAAGTTGTAGATTGTTCTCATGGTAAGAAGCTTTGGGAACTGTGTAAGGAGAAGTATGAACCACTTTGGCTCAAAGGAGGGAAGCATTGTGATTTAGAACTTTTTCCTGAGTACATCAAACATCTCAAAAAGTTTGTATCTACAGTGGAGAAATCACCTTCCCACAGAAGCACCTGGAGAATAAGTACAGAAAGATTTGAACCTCCTAGGAAGAGCTCTGATTGTTTTGAACCATCAAGGAAGAGCATTGATCATAGGGAGAAGCATAGGCCTAGTTCAGATAAGTCAAGAAACAAGGATCAGCGACGTAGCAATATGGAAAAATTGGGAAAGTCAAAGACCTCGTTTGACCATTTGGAGAAATGTAGGAGAAGTGTGGATTGCCTGGAGAAGTCTAAGAAGAACACTGATCAGCTGGATAGAGGCCGGAAGAGTGTGGACAGGTTGGACAGGATATGGGCTGGCTAGTCATTTTACCCCATGTAAAAATTATAAATGGGCTTTgttgtatcaaggaatttatttgtgttttttttttcttttcgccAATTATGTAGTTTATTTGTGGATGTTACACAACAGTTGGTAGAGCTGGAAAGAAAGTTGTTGATGTAGCGTAGTTCCTGAGTTAAAATGACATCTTTTGTCAAAAATGATTGACATGATGGTTTGTTGGGATTTATGTGATCATCCATTTAATAGTTTGTTCTCTTTGGAAGC harbors:
- the LOC135622326 gene encoding uncharacterized protein LOC135622326; this encodes MGGVASSVAAKLAFFPPSPPSYEVVTDPGTGMARLSRFPHRENVEVLRLPTRRGTEIVAVYVRNPMASSTLLYSHGNAADLGQMYELFLELSIHLRVNLLGYDYSGYGQSSGKPSEQNTYADIEAAYKCLIEQYSAKEEEIILYGQSVGSGPTVDLATRLPRLRAIVLHSPILSGLRVMYPVKRTYWFDIYKNIDKIPLVKCPVLIIHGTSDEVVDCSHGKKLWELCKEKYEPLWLKGGKHCDLELFPEYIKHLKKFVSTVEKSPSHRSTWRISTERFEPPRKSSDCFEPSRKSIDHREKHRPSSDKSRNKDQRRSNMEKLGKSKTSFDHLEKCRRSVDCLEKSKKNTDQLDRGRKSVDRLDRIWAG